In Methanothermobacter tenebrarum, the sequence ACTTTTATGAGTTTTCATTTTGCCCCTGTTAACCGTCTTACAAGTTCTGTGAGGGATCCGCTTTCTGGGATGCCTGCTTTGAAGGTTTCTTGTGTTGATTTAATCCCACAATAGTGTGTGTACACACCACACAATAGTATATATAATTTTCTATTTTTTCATGGTAGAAATGTTTTAAATAAAATAAGCATAAAAGTGTGATTAGCACACACGGTGACCCGATGCCAAAACATATAATTTCAGGACTCCGGTACCTTGCAGCAGTAAACTTGACAAAACAGGGACACACACAAAAAGAGGTAGCCAACAGACTAGGCATCAACCGGTCCACAGTTTCCCACTACTTAAATGGCAGAAACCTTTCAATAAGATCAATAGAAGTTGCAAAGGTAATAACAGAACTATGTCCAAGGGACTTCCTACTTCTAACCTACGCCCTCCTACAAGACACAAATAAAACAAGAACAATAATCAAAGCCTGCCAAAAAAGAAAATTCAAAGCATCAGTGAAAAATTCGTGCATCGGATGCGGTATTTGCATAGACAGTTGCCTTATGAAAGCCATAAAACTGGATGAACTAAAGGCAAAAATAGACTCTGAATGGTGTTGTGGTTGCCTCATATGTGTTGAAATGTGTCCAACAAATTCTATAGAAATTGAGGAGGTAGAAGATTGATGGAAACTACAGAAGTAATAGAAGAAGGGGGGAACATTACAGTTGAAAGAGCCGGCGAAGAGACGCGAAAGTTGTATTTCAACAACGGCCTCTGCGCAGTCTGCGGCTTATGTGAAGAAATCTGCCCAGTAGAAGCCATCGAAGTCAACCCCACCGGTGCCATGATCAGAACAGAACAAGAAACCAGTAAAATAACCATAGACGAAGGAAAATGCGTATTATGTGGAATGTGCAGTTCAATATGCCCATTCCAGGCACTAGACCTCCAAATAGACGGCACATCCATAAAAGAAATCCCAGGATATCCACAACTACTAAAATCAGCCGAAATAGACGAAGAAGAATGCATAAACTGCAAAGCCTGTGAAACAGCATGCCCACAAGACGCAATAACCATAACAAGAGACCTCCCAGAAAGAAAAGACCTAGTCACCGGAGAAATCGAAATAGACAAAGACACCTGCATATACTGTGGAATCTGCGAAGAAATGTGCCCAGCAGACGCCATCCAAATAGACCACGAAGAACCCACATCAATAAACCCAGTCATAGCAAGCGACATCAACGTAGACGAAGACAAATGCGTCCACTGCGGAATCTGCAAGAGAGTATGCCCAGTCGACGCGATAATGCAAGTATGCAGAATCTGCCCATACGGAGAATACGAAATAGAAGAACCAGAAATAACAGGAACATCTTACATAGACCCTGAATTATGTGTCAACTGTGGATGGTGCCAAGAAATCTGCCCAGTAGACGCTGCCACGGTCACGAAACCATTCGAAGGCGAACTAATACTCGACGAAGAAAAATGTCAAGGATGCGAAACATGCGTCATGGTATGCCCATGCAACGTCCTCTCATTCCCCAAACCAGAAAAACCAGGAGAAAAACCCGAAAAACTTCATAAAGACGAAAAATTCTGCATCTACTGTGGCGCTTGTGAAAAATCCTGTCCCGTAGATGCAATAACAGTCAAAAGGACAAACATCAACTATACACCAACCAGATCAAAAGCATGGCAAAACGCCTTCGAATCCTTAACAAAATAATGGGGGTTTAACCAAAATGGCGATAGAACTAAAAGCATACCCAGACCTCTGTCACGGGTGTGGAAACTGTGTCGTAGCATGTCCAGTCAATGCCCTAAGAAGCCCCGAAATTGCAGGAGGTAAAGGACCCACAGAAGACGTAGAAGTTATAATGATAGTTGAAGATGGTGTCATCAACATAAAAAATTCAGATCTCTGCGGAAAATGTGGAACATGTGTTGAAAGTTGTCCCGTAGATGCGATAAGACTGGAGGAATCAGAATGAGAGCAATACTAAATACTGGTAGAACCATATGGCAAGGACAAGCCATAGAAGCCGGGAAAGACCTTAAATTATACGTGGATGCTGCTGCAATAGTCTACATGAACCCCGAGATGATGAGAGAACTAGGAGTAAGAGAAGGGGACAACGTAAAAGTCATATCAGAATACGGAGACGTTGTTGTTAAAGTCGCCGAGACAAAAGAGGCCCTACCAGAGGACATGATATATATCCCAATGGGCCCCTGGGCCAACCGCGTTGTAAGACCTAACACAGACACAACAGCAACCCCAAGCTTCAAAAACATCCCCGTAGAAGTCATACCAGCAGATGAAGAAGTACTTGACATGCCAACACTAATGAAAAAAGTTTATGGCAAACTCGGTCAAATTTAAGGGAGGATTAAAATGGAGCTTATAATAAAAAACGGATTTGTTTACTGCCCCCAAAGCGGCATTGACGGGGAAAAGATGGACATATGCGTCAAAGACGGTAAAATCGTTGAAAGCGTCAGCGACGATGCAAAGGTTATCGACGCCTCAGGCAAAATAGTAATGCCAGGTGGAGTGGACCCACACGCACACATAGCAGGCCCAAAAGTCAACATAGGAAGAACATACAGGCCAGAAGACAGCAAAAAAGCCGCTGCAAAATTTAAAGGTGGAAGAGCCGGCAGCGGATTCTCAGTCCCCTCAACCTTCATGGCAGGATACAATTATGCCAAGATGGGCTACACCACTGCAATGGAAGCCGCAATGCCACCATTACTCGCAAGACACACACACGAAGAATTCCATGACACACCCCTAATAGACCATTCAGCCTACACATTATTCGGTAACAACTGGTTCGTAATGGAATACCTTAAAGAAGGAGACATCGACAAATGCGCAGCATACGCATCATGGCTCCTAAAAGCCACAAAGGGCTACACCATCAAACTCGTGAACCCTGCAGGTACAGAAGCATGGGGATGGGGTGGGAACGTCCACGGCATACACGAACCCGTACCATACTTTGACATCACCCCAGCAGAGATCATAAAGGGCCTCGCAGAAGTCAATGAAAAACTAAGAATGCCACATTCAATACACCTACACTGTAACGACCTCGGACACCCAGGCAACTACGAGACAACACTCGCATCCTTTGAAGTGCCAAAGGGCATAAAACCCAACCCAGCAGTAGGAAGCAGAGACACGGTCTTATATGCTACACACGTACAATTCCACAGTTACGCCGGGACAACATGGAGAGACTTCGAATCAGGAGCCCCACCAATCGCAGATTATGTCAACAAACATGACCACCTAATCATAGACGTTGGACAAGTAACACTAGATGAGACAACAACAATGACAGCAGACGGTCCGATGGAATACGACCTACACTCACTAAATGGCCTCAAATGGGCCAACTGTGACGTAGAACTCGAAACCGGCGCAGGAGTGGTCCCATTCTTGTACGTGCCAAAAGCCCCAGTCCCCTCAGTCCAATGGGGGATAGGCCTAGAACTATTCCTACTAATCAAAGATGCCAACAAAGTTTGTCTCACGACAGACCATCCAAACGCCGGTCCATTCACCAGATACCCAAGGATCATGGCCTGGTTAATGAGTAACAAATACAGGATGGAATACATAGAAGAAAAACTACACAGTTGGGTCCAGAGAAGAAGCAGTATAGCCACCATTGACAGAGAATACACATTCTATGAAATAGCCCAAGTTTCAAGGGCCACACCAGCAAAGGCACTTGGACTAAGTGACGTTAAAGGACACCTCGCCCCAGGTGCAGATGCTGACATAGCAATATATGATATCAACCCAGAGACAACAGACCCATCCAACGATTACATGGCAATTGAAAAGGCATTCGAAAATGCAAGCTACGTCCTAAAAGACGGGCAAATAATAGTAAAGGATGGTAACGTTGTCAAGACAAGAGAACATGGAAGAACATACTGGGTTGACACACAAGTAGAAGAAGACATATACAAAGAAGTCCTAGCCGATGTTGAAAGAAAATTCAAACAATACTATTCCGTAAACCTCGAGAATTATCCTGTACAGGATGCATATCTGCCAAAGTCTGCTCCAGTTAAAGGGGTGATATTATGAGCGAGATAATATTAACACCCTTAGATCAGCCAGAGGTGCCACTAGAAGCCTCCAACATAAAACCTGACATATTCGCCGGTAAAACTATCCAAGAGATCAAAAACATCGAAATACTCCACGGGAACATCCCTGTTAAATTATCAGACTTCTTCGAAGTAACTGGTGAAACATCTGAGAATCCTGCAGAGCTCAAAATAATCATTGATGGAGACGTTGACAGGACAAAAAGAATAGGAGAAGGGATGAGCGCTGGTGAAATCCTCATCAAAGGTGATGTCAACATGTACGTCGGCGCTGAGATGAAAGGCGGTAAAATAACAGTTGAAGGAAACGCCGGAGCATGGGCAGGACAAACCATGATAGGCGGCGAACTAGAAATCCTAGGAGATGCAGGAGACTATGTAGGATCCTCCTACCGTGGAGACTGGAGAGGTATGCAAGGCGGTACCATAATAGTCCATGGAAACGCTGGCAACGAGATCGGAGAATACATGAACGGTGGCAAAATCATCATCAAAGGCGACGTGAACATAATGACAGGAATACACATGAACAACGGACTTATCATAGTCGAAGGAGACGCTATTGCAAGGGTCGGCGCCGAAATGGCTGGAGGAACAATAGTAGTAAAAGGTATAGTCAACGAATTCCTCCCAGGATTCGAATACCTAGGCGTTGAAAAAGACATTGAAGTAGATGGACAAACAATACCCGGAGCTTTCTACAAGTTCCTAGGAGATCATGCTATTAAAGGCGCGAAAGGGACAGTATACGTGGCTGTTAGAGGTAACAGTCATATAGTCCCATAAACTCCAAAAAAGGGAGGTAATCATAATGGAATATGTTAAAAATGTTGTCTGCCCCTTCTGCGGGACCCTATGTGACGACATCATATGTAAAGTAGAAAACGGTAAAATAGTGGGCACAATAAACGCTTGCAGGATTGCTCACAATAAATTCGTACATACAGAGGGTGCAACACGCTACACAAAACCACTCATAAGAAAAAACGGGGAACTTGTCGAAGTAACCTATGACGAGGCAATAGAAAAAACTGCCGAGATCTTAGCAGAAGCCAAAAGGCCCCTATTATATGGTTGGAGCTCCACCGAATGTGAAGCACATGCTGTGGGCATGGAACTGGCAGAGGAAACAGGAGCAGTCATCGACAACACAGCATCAGTATGCCATGGACCCTCAGTCCTCGCACTACAAGACGTAGGATACCCAACATGCACGTTAGGGGAGGTTAAAAACAGGGCAGACGTTGTAGTCTATTGGGGATGCAACCCAATGCACGCCCACCCAAGGCACATATCACGTCACGTGTTCTCCAGAGGATTCTTCAGGGACCGTGGAAGACCCGACAGGACCGTCATAGTAGTAGATCCTAGGGAAACAGACACCGCAAAACTCGCAGACATCCACTTACAAGTAGAATTTGACAGAGACTATGAACTCATCGACGCAATGAGAGCATACCTACTCGGACATGAAATATTATACGACGAAGTAGCAGGAATCCCAAGAGAAACCATCGAAGAAGCAGTTGAAATCATGAAAAACGCCCAATTTGGGATACTATTCTGGGGTATGGGCCTAACCCAGAGCAGAGGAAAACACAGAAACATTGACACTGCCATTATGCTAACCGAAGACTTGAACGACTTCGGTAAATTCAACCTAATACCAATGAGAGGCCATTATAATGTTACAGGATTCAACCAGGTAGCCTCCTGGGAGAGCGGATTCCCCTACTGTGTCGACTTTTCAGCTGGCGAACCAAGATACAACCCCGGAGAGACTGGTGCAAACGATCTTCTCCAGAACAGAGAAGCAGACGCATTAATGGTCATAGCATCTGATCCAGGTGCCCATTTCCCACAGAAGGCTGTTGAGTACATGGCCGAGATCCCAGTGATAGCTATTGAACCTCACAGGACGCCAACAACCGAATTAGCCGATATTATAATCCCACCAGCTATTGTTGGTCTTGAAGTAGAGGGGACCGCCTATAGGATGGAGGGCGTGCCTATAAGGATGAGAAAAGTCGTTGAAACAGACCTATTACCTGATAAGGAAATAGTGGAGAAAATCCTAGAAAAGGTGAGGGAGATCAAAGCATCCAAGTAAGACTCCCTTTATATTCTTTTTTTATGTGGGGTGCCTGTTGAGCATATGGCATAATACTGATACAATAACAAAACCCACCAGTATTACAGAGATTATTTGGAATGTTTGACTCATTCTTGGCCCTCCTCTTCATCAACTGCCTCTATTATGCACACGCTACCTTCACATTCATGTTCTAGTTCTATGAGATAATCTTTGAGTTTTTCAACGTCGATTGTTGTAAGTCCTTTTATCATTTCACTGTCAATCTTTACTTGTATGATACCATTATTGTTTGTTATAACCTTCCCTGGGATATATACTCTGCCAAGGGACAATCTTACAATATCTCCTGGTTTTACTTCCTCTTTAATGTAACGGCAGAGTTCCTCGCATGTGGCACATCTTTTTTCAGCTTCCATGTATATCACCTTTCTATATTATTTTATTTGATGATAAAAAAGTTACTTATCTCCATGAGTGATTCAACAGCCTTGACCTTAACCTCTATCCCATTTTCTTTGACCGCTGCAAGGGGGTTTAACCCGCCTGGTGTGACGATACCCACCTTGTATCTTCCAACCTTGGCATTGTACAGGATCTCATTTGTTCTCCCAACCTTTAGGATGGTAAGGCCGGATCCCCTAAGCTTCTCTATCACTTCTAGGGCTTCTTCCCTTGCAATGTATGGTATCTCCCTTAAACTTGCCATTATCCTCCCAGATCCTGTGAGGGAATCATATACACTTGTCATCCCCTTTGAAATGTATATCTCATGGGGTTCGACTGATGATCCATTATAGGCTGTAAGTTCAACGAACCTTCGCATATCATCTTTTATCTCGAGTAATCCACTATAAGTTGGAGTTGACATGATACCCTGGTTTATGAGAACACCATCAACTGTTAAGCTACATACACTAGCTATACCCACCTTACCATCTTCTAATTCTATTATCCTAAAATAGGGTGATGTTGAATATTCTGGTTTTTCTTCGCACACTTCTTGGATGATCTCAAGGGCCCTGTCAAGATCTTCTCTTTTTAAAATTGAAATGTTAGCTATGACCTTCCCAGTTATCGTATCAGGGTCGAAATCTACTTGTTGTATGAGATTCCATGCCTTGGTCAAGAGGATTCCGACCTTTTCCCTACTGGGCGTTTTCGGTTCTTTTAACAGTCTTCTGGGGTGCGTGATCAAATCTAGTTTGTTAAATTCTAATAGGCTTTCAGCCATTTTAATATTAATATCATAGCCCGCCTCTTGGGCTGCGCAGATGGGTGTTATACCCCCTATGATCGCTATTCCAACCATCCCATCATCCACGGGTATGCCTAGTAGGTTCTCCCCAGCTTCGCCTACTTTAATAACCCCTCCAATCTTCATCCTTTGGAGTTTATCCAATAATCTTAGGGCCTTTTCGCGGCCTGTTTCTGGGATGAGGCGGAAATTAGCAGGTATTCTACCTTCCCCATATTCTATCACATCGAGGACTGATGTCATCTCCCCTGCTGTGAAGGCTTCAAGTGGCATCATCGAAGTCTTTTTATATGCTATAAGTTCTGTGAACCTTCTTGGTGTATGATCTTCTATTTCAACCAATCCCGCGAAGGTTGGGATTATGGGTATGCCCTCCTTGAGGAGTAAACCATCAATTGTGGTCCCACATACTGTCATTATCTTGTAGTTCTCATCTATTTTCTCCAATCTTGCATATGGACTTACACATAAACCTTCTTTGAAGGCCTTTTTGATAATGGGGAGAGCCTCTTGGGGGGTCATGGAAGTGTTTATCACAACCTTCCCCTTACCAGTTATAGGGTTGAAGCTTGTCTGATGTATCATTTCTTCGAATTTTGAGAATATAAAATCGACTTGATCATAGACTAGGCCCTTTTCTATCTCCTTTAGCCCCTTTTTTGTTATTTTCCGGCCAGAGTATCCTATGCGTTTGGTGAATCCTTTTTCGTCGAGTATGCGCATGTGATATCTGACTGCCCTTTCACCTAGATCATAGCCTTTCTTTTTAAGTTCTCTGGCTATCGCCTTCGCTCCGAGGATCTCTTCATGTTCGGATAATATCCTTAAAATTTCCATCATTTTCTTGTCAGTTTCCCCAGCCACACTCGACACCACGAAAAAGAATAAAATTCAATTAAATGTTTTATTTCACCAGCTTTTATATATTTTTCCGATTTGGAAGAGGTTCTTTTTTAGAGGATGGATGAAATGTACATGCCAAGCCCGGCCATTATGGGTATGGTGATATTATCTTCTATTGGAGTGTATGCTTCTATTAACGATCCCGTGAATGCCCCTATGAAGGCTATGATAGGGTTAACTTGTGTTAATGCTCCCATGAATCCTATGATTATGAACGCGATGGAACCTTCAAATGTCTTATTGGGCTTGTATGGTAGCGGATGTTTCCCATAGAGTTTACCGACGATGGTGGATGCAGCATCACCAATTGTTAGAATGAGTATAGCCGCGTTTGCAATTGGAATATTCGACCCAAAGAGTGTGTAGGTTATGGCCAAGCCTATAAAATAATATATGAATCCTCTTTCAGCAGTATCTCTGCGACAGGTTCTCAGTAACCATGAAAATAAGGGTATGGGGCGTCTGAGGTCGTATTGGCGGATGATCTCACCTATAAATGCTGCTAGGATGCCTAATAAAATGAGGTTTCGCACTCCAACCCAAGGTTGTATTATCACGAATATTATACCAGTAGCATGTATAAGTTGCCTTAGGATTTCTCGTTTATATTTCAAACTGAACTACCTCTCTCTAAAGGGTGGAGCTTCCGGCGTTTAAATAGAATTTCATGCTTCTCTCCCCATTTGCTAATGGGAGCATCCATTCCCATATTTTAAGCTATTAGAGGAGCATTCAAACCTTTTCGCATAGGGAGCACCCCCAAGGAACACTTTCACAAATGTGAGTCTAAGGTTCTCATCCCCTCCTGGGGGTCTTCCCACCGAATAAAATAAACCCTTGAGGGAATTTACATGTATTTTTCTATCACTCCATGATATGTCTCCTGGAGTTTATCTACTGGGATTTTTAGGTCATCTATTTGGAGACTTTCACCGCTGACGGTGCCTATAACTGAAGATGGTACTTTTATATTTGCTATTATATCACCGGCTATTTCTTCCTTTACTGTTATAATATATCGGCCATGTGATTCTGAAAATAGGAGTTGATGTTCGTTTTTGCAATTGTTTGGGATCCTATTAGTATCGATTTTGGCTCCTAGACCCGATTTTATGCTCATCTCTGCTAATGCCACTCCCAATCCACCCCTAGAACAGTCATGTACTGCCGTGACACCATCACCAAACTCGTCTATGATGTTATGGATGGATTCTGCAGCTTTTAGTTCATCCTCGAATTTTACACGTGGCGGGTCTCCTGTCACGAGCCCGTGCACACTCTTATAATATTCAGATCCTCCCAGTTCTCCTCTTGTGTAACCGGCGACTATAATCTTCTCATTCTCCCCTTTAAAATCCATTGTCTTTATATTATCTAATTTCAGCGATCCTATAACCCCAACCACTGGTGAAGGGTTAACTGTGACCCCTTCCGTCTCATTGTAAAAACTTACATTACCACTTATAACAGGGGTTTTAAATGTCCGGGCGGTCTTCGCCATCCCCTTAACACATTCTTTGAATTCCCAGAATACAGTGGGCTTTTCAGGATTCCCGAAATTGAGACAATCTACTATGCACAATGGCCAGGCACCCATTGAAACCACATTTCTTATGGCCTCTGCCACTGAACCTGCACCACCATGATAGGGGTCGAGTCTTGTATGTATACTATTAGAGTCCACTGTGAGTGCTATCCCATTTTCCCCATCAATTCTTAAAACCGCTGCATCGTCTCCAGGTTTTACCACGGTCCTGATTTGAACTTCATGATCGTATTGCCGATAAACCCATTCCTTGCTTGCAATATTGGGTGAAGACAAAACCTTCAGAAGCGCCTCTTTAACTGGTGGATGTTCTACTCTTATAGTCTCCCTGGGGTGTGTTGGCCTCTTAGCCTCTCTTATGATAACTGGGGGGTCTGCGAGGAGTTTGGCTGGTAGATCCGCGATTACTCTACCATCCTTTACTACCTTCATCCTCTTGTCGTCTGTGACTTCGCCTATTATGGCTGCTGGGAGCTCATATTTTTCACATATCCTCATGGCCTTTTCTATGTCCTCTCGTCTTATCACGAAAAGCATTCTTTCCTGGGATTCTGACAACATTATCTCATAGGGTGTCATTCCCTCCTCGCGTAGGGGTATCTTTTCTAGTTCTACTATTGCACCGTTATCACATTTTGCAACAATCTCTGATATGCAACAGGTGAGCCCACCCCCACCAAGGTCTTTGACCCCTGAAACTTCCACTTTATCCATTATTTCAAGACTGGCCTCTAATACCATCTTCTTTGTGAAAGGATCCCCTATTTGGACTGCTGGCCTGTCCTCTATCTCTGATGAGCTTGTTAGTTCCTCTGATGCGAATGTAACCCCGTGTATCCCATCCCTGCCTGTTCTACCACCCATTAGCAAGAATACCTCCCCAGGGTTGGGTGCTGTGGCCCTTTTTATCTTATCTTTTTTCACGAGGCCGACGCACATGACATTTACTAGGGGGTTGAACTTGAAGTTTTCGTCGAATTCGACTTCACCAGCTACCGTGGGGACTCCCACCCTATTCCCATAATCTGATATCCCCTTTACAACGTTCTCGAAAAGGTATCTTGATTTTTGGTCTTCAGGGTATCCGAAGTGCAAGGAGTCTAATAGGGCTATGGGCATGGCCCCCATTGAGAGTATGTCGCGTAGTATACCGCCTATCCCCGTGCCAGCGCCACTGTATGGTTCTATAGCTGATGGGTGATTGTGGCTTTCTATTCCAACTGCCAGTGCCAATTCTGGTGTTACTTCTACAACTCCTGCATCGTCTCCCGGTCCTATTATGACCTTCTTGCCTTCTGTGGGGAATAATCGGAGTATGGGGCGGCTGCTTTTATATGAGCAGTGTTCTGAGAACATGACGTCGAGCATCCCATATTCGAGGGGGTTGGGTTCCCTCCCAAGTTCTCTTTTTATGAATTCGAGTTCTTCATCGGTTAAAACCATTTTAACACCAATTTATAATTTGGAGATGGATATTGTGAGCTTCTCATCTGATATATTCCAATCCTTTGTGTATCCTATCTTTTCCCCTTGGAATGATAGTGTCTTCGCCCTCACTTCGTTTTTAATGAACTCCCTGTGGGGTTCTACAAGGTCTTTGAATTTTTTGCTACAGTTAACATCGACTTTAATGTGTGCTTCAACATCAAGGTCTAGGTCTTTTCGCATATCTTGAATCCGGCGGATGAGCTCCCTTGCCATGGCCTCGCTTAATATTTCATGGGTCACTTTTGTATCTACGAAGACGCTTCCACCATCGAATTTTGCTGTTACTATATCCTCTGGCAATTCTGTTTCGAATATGATATCTTCCTCGCCCAATTGCACCTCCTTGCCCTTAATAGTTAATGTGTATACTCCTTCACTTTCTAGGATGGATTTTATATTATATC encodes:
- a CDS encoding 4Fe-4S binding protein, which translates into the protein MPKHIISGLRYLAAVNLTKQGHTQKEVANRLGINRSTVSHYLNGRNLSIRSIEVAKVITELCPRDFLLLTYALLQDTNKTRTIIKACQKRKFKASVKNSCIGCGICIDSCLMKAIKLDELKAKIDSEWCCGCLICVEMCPTNSIEIEEVED
- the fwdF gene encoding tungsten-dependent formylmethanofuran dehydrogenase subunit FwdF; the encoded protein is METTEVIEEGGNITVERAGEETRKLYFNNGLCAVCGLCEEICPVEAIEVNPTGAMIRTEQETSKITIDEGKCVLCGMCSSICPFQALDLQIDGTSIKEIPGYPQLLKSAEIDEEECINCKACETACPQDAITITRDLPERKDLVTGEIEIDKDTCIYCGICEEMCPADAIQIDHEEPTSINPVIASDINVDEDKCVHCGICKRVCPVDAIMQVCRICPYGEYEIEEPEITGTSYIDPELCVNCGWCQEICPVDAATVTKPFEGELILDEEKCQGCETCVMVCPCNVLSFPKPEKPGEKPEKLHKDEKFCIYCGACEKSCPVDAITVKRTNINYTPTRSKAWQNAFESLTK
- a CDS encoding 4Fe-4S binding protein; protein product: MAIELKAYPDLCHGCGNCVVACPVNALRSPEIAGGKGPTEDVEVIMIVEDGVINIKNSDLCGKCGTCVESCPVDAIRLEESE
- the fwdD gene encoding tungsten-dependent formylmethanofuran dehydrogenase subunit FwdD; its protein translation is MRAILNTGRTIWQGQAIEAGKDLKLYVDAAAIVYMNPEMMRELGVREGDNVKVISEYGDVVVKVAETKEALPEDMIYIPMGPWANRVVRPNTDTTATPSFKNIPVEVIPADEEVLDMPTLMKKVYGKLGQI
- the fwdA gene encoding tungsten-dependent formylmethanofuran dehydrogenase subunit FwdA translates to MELIIKNGFVYCPQSGIDGEKMDICVKDGKIVESVSDDAKVIDASGKIVMPGGVDPHAHIAGPKVNIGRTYRPEDSKKAAAKFKGGRAGSGFSVPSTFMAGYNYAKMGYTTAMEAAMPPLLARHTHEEFHDTPLIDHSAYTLFGNNWFVMEYLKEGDIDKCAAYASWLLKATKGYTIKLVNPAGTEAWGWGGNVHGIHEPVPYFDITPAEIIKGLAEVNEKLRMPHSIHLHCNDLGHPGNYETTLASFEVPKGIKPNPAVGSRDTVLYATHVQFHSYAGTTWRDFESGAPPIADYVNKHDHLIIDVGQVTLDETTTMTADGPMEYDLHSLNGLKWANCDVELETGAGVVPFLYVPKAPVPSVQWGIGLELFLLIKDANKVCLTTDHPNAGPFTRYPRIMAWLMSNKYRMEYIEEKLHSWVQRRSSIATIDREYTFYEIAQVSRATPAKALGLSDVKGHLAPGADADIAIYDINPETTDPSNDYMAIEKAFENASYVLKDGQIIVKDGNVVKTREHGRTYWVDTQVEEDIYKEVLADVERKFKQYYSVNLENYPVQDAYLPKSAPVKGVIL
- the fwdC gene encoding tungsten-dependent formylmethanofuran dehydrogenase subunit FwdC, yielding MSEIILTPLDQPEVPLEASNIKPDIFAGKTIQEIKNIEILHGNIPVKLSDFFEVTGETSENPAELKIIIDGDVDRTKRIGEGMSAGEILIKGDVNMYVGAEMKGGKITVEGNAGAWAGQTMIGGELEILGDAGDYVGSSYRGDWRGMQGGTIIVHGNAGNEIGEYMNGGKIIIKGDVNIMTGIHMNNGLIIVEGDAIARVGAEMAGGTIVVKGIVNEFLPGFEYLGVEKDIEVDGQTIPGAFYKFLGDHAIKGAKGTVYVAVRGNSHIVP
- a CDS encoding formylmethanofuran dehydrogenase subunit B is translated as MMEYVKNVVCPFCGTLCDDIICKVENGKIVGTINACRIAHNKFVHTEGATRYTKPLIRKNGELVEVTYDEAIEKTAEILAEAKRPLLYGWSSTECEAHAVGMELAEETGAVIDNTASVCHGPSVLALQDVGYPTCTLGEVKNRADVVVYWGCNPMHAHPRHISRHVFSRGFFRDRGRPDRTVIVVDPRETDTAKLADIHLQVEFDRDYELIDAMRAYLLGHEILYDEVAGIPRETIEEAVEIMKNAQFGILFWGMGLTQSRGKHRNIDTAIMLTEDLNDFGKFNLIPMRGHYNVTGFNQVASWESGFPYCVDFSAGEPRYNPGETGANDLLQNREADALMVIASDPGAHFPQKAVEYMAEIPVIAIEPHRTPTTELADIIIPPAIVGLEVEGTAYRMEGVPIRMRKVVETDLLPDKEIVEKILEKVREIKASK
- a CDS encoding DUF2097 domain-containing protein, producing the protein MEAEKRCATCEELCRYIKEEVKPGDIVRLSLGRVYIPGKVITNNNGIIQVKIDSEMIKGLTTIDVEKLKDYLIELEHECEGSVCIIEAVDEEEGQE
- a CDS encoding DUF128 domain-containing protein; amino-acid sequence: MMEILRILSEHEEILGAKAIARELKKKGYDLGERAVRYHMRILDEKGFTKRIGYSGRKITKKGLKEIEKGLVYDQVDFIFSKFEEMIHQTSFNPITGKGKVVINTSMTPQEALPIIKKAFKEGLCVSPYARLEKIDENYKIMTVCGTTIDGLLLKEGIPIIPTFAGLVEIEDHTPRRFTELIAYKKTSMMPLEAFTAGEMTSVLDVIEYGEGRIPANFRLIPETGREKALRLLDKLQRMKIGGVIKVGEAGENLLGIPVDDGMVGIAIIGGITPICAAQEAGYDINIKMAESLLEFNKLDLITHPRRLLKEPKTPSREKVGILLTKAWNLIQQVDFDPDTITGKVIANISILKREDLDRALEIIQEVCEEKPEYSTSPYFRIIELEDGKVGIASVCSLTVDGVLINQGIMSTPTYSGLLEIKDDMRRFVELTAYNGSSVEPHEIYISKGMTSVYDSLTGSGRIMASLREIPYIAREEALEVIEKLRGSGLTILKVGRTNEILYNAKVGRYKVGIVTPGGLNPLAAVKENGIEVKVKAVESLMEISNFFIIK
- a CDS encoding diacylglycerol/polyprenol kinase family protein, with protein sequence MKYKREILRQLIHATGIIFVIIQPWVGVRNLILLGILAAFIGEIIRQYDLRRPIPLFSWLLRTCRRDTAERGFIYYFIGLAITYTLFGSNIPIANAAILILTIGDAASTIVGKLYGKHPLPYKPNKTFEGSIAFIIIGFMGALTQVNPIIAFIGAFTGSLIEAYTPIEDNITIPIMAGLGMYISSIL